From Candidatus Lokiarchaeota archaeon, the proteins below share one genomic window:
- a CDS encoding GNAT family N-acetyltransferase, whose amino-acid sequence MTADYTIRSMTSEDWEKYQKLDVEIFPNNETSKKSFQDLLKREGFYCLEVNGSIIGVLILNEFGDNEGHLQRIGVAKDYRGQGYGKILMKYALNWFRERDCESVHLYTQDFNAAAQGLYKQFGFEIVGTSWHYFVPFASIEPECKCTCQEISREEINEVGEKYEEQLPAGQIRRYLSSERNHVLTLRTHSDELRGACRFAPNFPGCFPFLIED is encoded by the coding sequence TTGACCGCCGACTATACAATTCGATCAATGACAAGCGAAGATTGGGAAAAGTACCAAAAACTAGATGTGGAGATATTCCCGAATAATGAGACCAGCAAGAAGAGTTTCCAAGACCTATTGAAGAGAGAAGGGTTCTATTGCCTAGAAGTCAACGGCAGTATCATTGGTGTACTTATTCTGAATGAGTTTGGAGACAACGAAGGACATCTTCAACGCATTGGAGTTGCGAAAGACTACCGGGGGCAGGGTTATGGGAAAATCCTCATGAAATATGCACTCAATTGGTTTCGAGAGCGAGATTGTGAAAGCGTACATCTGTACACCCAAGATTTCAACGCTGCAGCACAAGGCCTTTACAAACAGTTTGGTTTTGAGATAGTCGGTACATCTTGGCACTACTTCGTTCCATTCGCTTCCATTGAACCTGAATGCAAATGTACCTGTCAGGAAATATCTCGAGAAGAGATAAACGAAGTTGGAGAGAAGTACGAGGAACAACTTCCTGCAGGTCAAATCAGAAGATATCTTTCTTCAGAACGGAACCATGTTCTCACTCTAAGGACCCATTCAGATGAGCTTAGAGGAGCTTGCAGGTTCGCGCCCAATTTTCCTGGATGTTTTCCCTTTCTAATTGAAGATAT